The following coding sequences lie in one Oncorhynchus gorbuscha isolate QuinsamMale2020 ecotype Even-year linkage group LG10, OgorEven_v1.0, whole genome shotgun sequence genomic window:
- the LOC124045238 gene encoding protein FAM167A-like produces the protein MMTFYADPFKTSSALAMDFKELGGEDNCEGDTEGNAEDLNNVKVLTEKLKLQTRRPSYLEWQERLQSRPWKENPNGLDNSQETAEKYVFLPEIMRDENSDLTIRNICGFDTIDDALDFLRKELREMRFQDNRLARQLIRLRVEIHRLKVEQVCHRHKEMLDDATYELEECGEESDLLCDIPMKAAFALSTPLKHLGLTKMNINSRRFSLC, from the exons ATGATGACTTTTTACGCAGATCCATTTAAAACGTCTAGTGCACTTGCAATGGACTTCAAAGAGCTGGGAGGCGAGGACAACTGCGaaggagatacagagggaaacGCTGAGGATTTGAACAATGTGAAAGTCCTTACCGAAAAACTAAAGTTACAAACCCGCAGACCATCCTACCTTGAATGGCAGGAGCGCTTGCAGAGCCGACCGTGGAAGGAgaacccaaatggtttagataaTAGTCAAGAGACTGCAGAGAAATATGTGTTTTTGCCTGAAATTATGCGGGATGAGAACTCAGATCTAACCATCCGCAACATCTGTGGCTTCGATACCATTGATGATGCGTTGGATTTTCTTAGAAAAGAGCTG AGGGAGATGCGGTTCCAGGATAACCGTCTGGCGCGCCAGCTGATCCGTCTGCGTGTGGAGATCCACCGGCTGAAGGTGGAGCAGGTGTGTCACCGCCACAAGGAGATGCTGGACGACGCCACCTACGAGCTGGAGGAGTGTGGCGAGGAGTCCGACCTGCTCTGTGACATCCCCATGAAGGCTGCCTTTGCTCTGTCCACCCCCCTCAAACACCTTGGCCTCACCAAGATGAACATCAACTCCCGACGCTTCTCCCTCTGTTGA